A single genomic interval of Polaribacter vadi harbors:
- a CDS encoding M1 family metallopeptidase: MKKIYLLMFSLFFVTAATIAQEQKEEKKTQQGHTDQNKFRQMKDVLATPNDQHTASGAPGHQYTQQQVDYVMDIRLDEANNKIYGDEKITYYNNSKDVLEYLWVQLDQNMRADDSQTPLAKSNGASAFITPENFKSTFMKEGKGFGFNIEKVETDGKPLSHLINRTMMRINLPKALAPGDKFNFSIKWNYKINDINKDGGRSGLESFEDGNNNYTIAQFFPRLAVYNNVEGWQNMQFWGRSEFALEFGDYEVNLTVPADHIVEATGSLQNEKDVLTKEQRKRYEKATKTFDNPVLIVTQEEAEKTEKGRATGTKTWKFKAEKVRDFAFATSRKYIWDAMAVNINGKTVMATSLYPKEGNPLWEEHSTRAVATTLIEYSKLTFDYPYPKAVSVHSERQGMEYPMICFNFGRPNPDGTYSDRTKKGMLGVIIHEVGHNFFPMIVNSDERQWTWMDEGLNSFVEILAEDVYDAELFASNPAKDITRYMGGDQSNISPIMSQGDYVKQFGPNAYSKPAAGLYMLRKTIMGPELFDHAFRTYSQRWMFKHPTPEDFFRSMEDASAMDLDWFFRGWFYTTDVTDIGIKEVKPLFLTDKAGERVTKLKEQYKQYFDNLGDLVYITDKKEDANPKAMDAYADGKEIPTFIYSVEFEKPGGLVMPLIVELTYADGTKSKQTFPAQIWMQDDATVKRVFSSTQEITKITVDPDMETADVDTSNNSWPKPTTDKFDEFKEKVKE, translated from the coding sequence ATGAAAAAAATCTATTTATTAATGTTTTCTTTATTCTTTGTTACTGCAGCTACCATTGCTCAAGAACAAAAGGAAGAAAAGAAAACGCAACAAGGACACACAGATCAAAACAAATTCAGACAAATGAAGGATGTTTTGGCTACTCCAAACGATCAGCATACAGCTTCTGGTGCTCCAGGTCATCAATACACACAACAACAGGTGGATTATGTGATGGACATTCGTTTAGACGAAGCAAATAACAAAATTTATGGTGATGAAAAAATTACCTATTATAACAATTCTAAAGATGTTTTAGAGTATTTATGGGTTCAGTTAGATCAAAACATGAGAGCAGACGATTCTCAAACTCCTTTAGCAAAATCTAATGGAGCTTCTGCTTTTATTACTCCAGAAAATTTTAAAAGTACCTTTATGAAAGAAGGGAAAGGTTTTGGCTTTAACATCGAAAAAGTTGAAACTGATGGAAAGCCTTTATCACATTTAATTAACAGAACAATGATGCGTATTAATTTACCAAAAGCATTGGCTCCTGGAGATAAATTTAATTTCAGCATTAAATGGAATTATAAAATTAACGATATCAACAAAGATGGTGGACGTTCTGGTTTAGAATCTTTTGAAGATGGAAATAACAATTATACAATTGCTCAATTTTTTCCAAGATTAGCAGTCTATAATAATGTTGAAGGATGGCAAAATATGCAATTCTGGGGACGTTCTGAATTTGCTTTAGAATTTGGAGATTATGAAGTTAATTTAACTGTACCTGCAGATCATATTGTAGAAGCTACAGGTTCTTTACAAAATGAAAAAGATGTTTTAACAAAAGAACAGCGCAAGCGTTATGAAAAAGCTACAAAAACTTTCGATAATCCTGTACTAATTGTTACACAAGAAGAAGCAGAAAAAACTGAAAAAGGACGTGCAACTGGTACTAAAACTTGGAAGTTTAAAGCTGAAAAAGTAAGAGATTTTGCTTTTGCAACTTCAAGAAAATATATTTGGGATGCAATGGCTGTAAATATTAATGGGAAAACTGTAATGGCTACTTCTTTATATCCTAAAGAAGGAAATCCTTTATGGGAAGAGCATTCTACAAGAGCAGTTGCAACTACTTTAATTGAATATTCTAAATTAACATTCGATTATCCTTATCCTAAAGCTGTTTCTGTACATTCAGAAAGACAAGGAATGGAATACCCAATGATTTGTTTCAACTTTGGTCGTCCAAATCCTGATGGAACCTATTCTGACAGAACTAAAAAAGGAATGTTAGGCGTAATTATTCACGAAGTTGGGCATAACTTTTTTCCAATGATTGTAAATTCTGATGAAAGACAATGGACTTGGATGGATGAAGGTTTAAACTCTTTCGTAGAAATTTTAGCAGAAGATGTGTATGATGCAGAATTATTCGCATCAAACCCAGCAAAAGATATTACACGTTATATGGGTGGAGACCAATCTAACATCTCTCCTATTATGTCTCAAGGAGATTATGTAAAACAATTCGGACCTAATGCATATTCTAAACCAGCTGCTGGTTTGTACATGTTGCGTAAAACAATAATGGGTCCAGAATTATTTGATCATGCTTTTAGAACGTATTCTCAAAGATGGATGTTTAAACACCCAACTCCAGAAGATTTCTTTAGATCTATGGAAGATGCTTCTGCAATGGATTTAGACTGGTTCTTTAGAGGATGGTTCTATACAACAGATGTTACAGACATCGGAATTAAAGAAGTAAAACCTTTATTTTTAACAGATAAGGCAGGTGAAAGAGTTACAAAGTTAAAAGAACAATACAAGCAGTATTTTGATAATTTAGGAGATTTGGTATACATCACAGACAAAAAAGAGGATGCAAATCCAAAAGCAATGGATGCTTATGCTGATGGTAAAGAAATCCCTACGTTTATCTATTCTGTTGAATTTGAAAAGCCAGGAGGTTTGGTTATGCCATTAATTGTTGAATTAACATATGCTGATGGTACAAAATCGAAACAAACGTTCCCAGCTCAAATTTGGATGCAAGATGATGCAACTGTAAAAAGAGTATTTTCTTCTACACAAGAAATTACAAAAATTACAGTAGATCCAGATATGGAAACTGCAGATGTTGATACTTCTAACAATAGCTGGCCAAAACCAACAACTGATAAGTTTGATGAATTTAAAGAGAAAGTAAAAGAATAA
- a CDS encoding M1 family metallopeptidase, whose protein sequence is MKKLAFLLFSFVFVATSYGQITKQGHTNQNKFRQLKQELPTPNLERTASGAPGKEYTQQKVDYTMDIILDDEKTRITGAETITYHNNSKDNLTYLWVQLDQNMRAKDSKTPDISPNSIPNKLSKSRFDKNYVEEAFDGGFNIMSVTNMDGSKLSYTINQTMMRINLPNPLASGATFKFNIEWWYNINNHREDGGRSGYEHFPEDGNNNYVIAQFYPRMCAYDNVEGWQNDQFWGRSEFALEFGDFTVNITVPEDHMLGATGVLQNPKDIFSKKELKRREEASKSFNDPVIIRTQEEAEKIEKSKATKTKTWKFVAENVRDYAFATSRKFIFDAMAVNINGKTVMAESLYSKEANPLYGDHSTRAVAQTLKTYSKYTFDYPYHKAISVDGQMGMEYPQICFNPGRPDLEDGGYSDRVKYRMVKVTIHEVGHNFFPMIVNSDERQWTWMDEGLNSYMEMLAELDYDKDFPIVRGYPKNIVKYMAGDQSKIAPIMSKGDNVYEFGNNAYGKPATALWILRETIMGKELFDHAFKTYSQRWMFKRPSPADFFRTMEDASGIDLDWFWRGWFYTTDVTDIGIKSVKKYSTKEVDDSVEFVEDASEGLGFASNQNKYHYEITYEKPGGLVMPIIVEFTYKDGSKEKKTYPAQIWRYTDDEVTKVFSSTKQIASIMIDPDLETADVDTSNNSFPRQDASKFDQFKEKIKQ, encoded by the coding sequence ATGAAAAAACTTGCATTTTTACTTTTTTCCTTTGTTTTTGTAGCCACTTCTTATGGGCAAATCACAAAACAAGGGCACACAAATCAGAATAAATTTAGACAGTTAAAACAAGAATTACCTACACCTAATTTAGAGAGAACAGCTTCTGGTGCTCCAGGAAAGGAGTACACACAACAAAAGGTAGATTATACTATGGACATCATTTTAGATGATGAAAAAACTAGAATTACAGGTGCAGAAACAATTACGTATCATAATAATTCTAAAGATAATTTAACGTATTTGTGGGTTCAGTTAGATCAAAATATGAGAGCTAAAGACTCTAAAACTCCAGATATTTCACCAAACTCCATTCCTAATAAATTAAGCAAAAGCAGGTTTGATAAAAATTATGTAGAGGAAGCTTTTGATGGAGGTTTTAACATTATGAGCGTTACAAATATGGATGGTTCTAAACTTTCATATACCATTAACCAAACCATGATGCGTATTAATTTACCAAATCCATTAGCATCTGGAGCAACCTTTAAATTTAATATTGAATGGTGGTACAACATCAACAATCATAGAGAAGATGGAGGAAGATCTGGTTACGAACACTTTCCTGAAGATGGTAATAACAACTATGTAATTGCACAATTTTATCCAAGAATGTGTGCATATGATAATGTAGAAGGTTGGCAAAATGATCAGTTTTGGGGACGAAGTGAATTCGCTTTAGAATTTGGAGACTTTACAGTAAATATTACAGTTCCTGAAGATCACATGTTGGGAGCAACAGGAGTTTTACAAAACCCAAAAGATATTTTTTCTAAAAAAGAATTAAAAAGACGAGAAGAAGCAAGTAAGAGTTTTAACGATCCTGTTATTATTAGAACGCAAGAAGAAGCAGAAAAGATTGAAAAATCAAAAGCTACAAAAACAAAAACTTGGAAATTTGTTGCAGAAAACGTTCGTGATTATGCATTTGCAACTTCAAGAAAATTTATTTTTGATGCAATGGCTGTCAACATAAATGGTAAAACTGTAATGGCAGAATCTTTATATTCTAAAGAAGCAAACCCTTTGTATGGAGATCATTCTACAAGAGCTGTTGCACAAACTTTAAAAACATATTCTAAATACACGTTTGATTATCCTTATCATAAAGCTATTTCTGTTGATGGACAAATGGGAATGGAATATCCACAAATTTGTTTCAATCCTGGAAGACCAGATTTAGAAGATGGTGGTTATTCTGACAGAGTAAAATACAGAATGGTAAAAGTAACGATTCATGAAGTTGGGCATAATTTTTTCCCAATGATTGTAAATTCTGATGAAAGACAATGGACTTGGATGGATGAAGGTTTAAACTCATATATGGAAATGTTAGCGGAGTTAGATTATGATAAGGACTTCCCTATTGTTAGAGGGTATCCTAAAAATATTGTAAAATATATGGCAGGAGATCAATCTAAAATTGCGCCAATAATGAGTAAAGGAGATAATGTGTACGAGTTTGGAAACAATGCGTATGGAAAACCAGCGACTGCTCTTTGGATTTTAAGAGAAACCATTATGGGTAAAGAATTATTTGACCACGCTTTTAAAACCTATTCTCAAAGATGGATGTTTAAACGTCCTTCTCCAGCAGACTTTTTTAGAACCATGGAAGATGCTTCTGGAATTGATTTAGATTGGTTTTGGAGAGGTTGGTTTTACACGACTGATGTTACAGATATTGGAATTAAATCAGTAAAAAAATATAGTACTAAAGAAGTTGATGATTCAGTTGAATTTGTAGAAGATGCTTCTGAAGGTTTAGGTTTTGCTTCTAATCAAAATAAATATCATTATGAAATTACATACGAAAAACCAGGAGGATTGGTGATGCCAATTATTGTTGAGTTTACGTATAAAGATGGTTCTAAAGAGAAAAAAACATATCCTGCTCAAATTTGGAGATATACAGATGATGAAGTAACCAAAGTATTTTCATCAACAAAACAAATTGCAAGCATTATGATTGATCCAGATTTAGAAACTGCAGATGTAGATACTTCTAACAATAGTTTTCCTAGACAAGATGCTAGTAAATTTGATCAATTTAAAGAGAAAATAAAACAGTAA
- a CDS encoding DUF6702 family protein: MKTKHTLLLLFIIPLLSFTTHKYYLSLTQLTYKSEAKSIQIIMNVFMDDIEVALNKDYNIDLQLTTKKELKNNDVYFERYLKEKLLFKVDGITKTFNYIGKEYEGDLVYFYLEIENINQVKTIHVTNNILTKHFPEQQNLVKSKVGKKNKSVLLTKEDNTTTLKF, encoded by the coding sequence ATGAAAACAAAACACACTTTACTACTACTTTTTATCATTCCACTTTTATCTTTTACTACGCATAAATATTACTTGAGTTTAACGCAACTTACTTATAAAAGCGAAGCAAAATCAATACAAATTATCATGAATGTTTTTATGGATGATATAGAGGTTGCTTTAAACAAAGACTATAATATAGATTTGCAATTAACCACAAAAAAAGAACTAAAAAATAATGATGTTTATTTTGAACGTTATTTGAAAGAAAAACTCCTTTTTAAAGTTGATGGGATAACAAAAACCTTTAATTATATTGGCAAAGAATATGAAGGAGATTTGGTTTATTTTTATCTTGAAATAGAAAACATCAACCAAGTAAAAACGATACATGTTACTAATAATATTTTAACAAAACATTTTCCTGAACAACAGAACTTGGTAAAATCGAAAGTTGGTAAAAAAAATAAAAGTGTTTTACTAACTAAAGAAGACAATACAACTACTCTAAAATTTTAA
- a CDS encoding lipocalin family protein, translating to MKTKILIAAIFISTLYACSVNNTSDVVVPAPDLVGTWNLTSVTMDDAVLSVTSPVITTLTGEGFGKDLNASMTFTDNPNKVVIDGDFVFQLTYRTAGGQESTEELPLDNLFFNDTFGFLSSTWALNDNILTLSEGGEQLNINVISYIGTIITIETDVNKAITVNNVTSTVTGKALLTIEKQ from the coding sequence ATGAAAACAAAAATTTTAATTGCAGCAATATTTATTTCAACTTTATATGCTTGTAGCGTAAACAACACTTCAGATGTTGTTGTGCCTGCTCCAGATTTAGTGGGAACTTGGAATTTAACGAGTGTTACTATGGATGATGCTGTATTAAGTGTTACAAGTCCAGTTATTACAACCTTAACAGGTGAAGGTTTTGGTAAAGATTTAAACGCAAGCATGACTTTTACCGACAATCCAAACAAAGTTGTTATAGATGGGGATTTTGTTTTTCAACTTACTTATAGAACTGCTGGTGGACAAGAATCTACAGAAGAATTACCTTTAGACAATCTTTTTTTCAATGATACTTTCGGTTTTTTATCAAGCACTTGGGCTTTGAATGATAATATTTTAACCTTAAGCGAAGGTGGAGAACAATTAAATATTAACGTAATTTCTTACATAGGCACTATAATTACGATTGAAACGGATGTAAATAAAGCAATTACTGTAAATAATGTTACGTCTACTGTAACAGGAAAAGCATTGTTGACCATAGAAAAACAATAA
- the pepE gene encoding dipeptidase PepE: MKKLLVASTSTIYGSGYLEYLLPTLKSFFVDVKTILFIPYARPSGISYDEYTKIAKNAFSNINIDVVGIHQFENPKEAILKAEAIFTGGGNTFELVNQLYKKHILSTLKKVLENGTPYLGTSAGSNICGVNMMNTNDMPIVYPPSFTTLGCIPFNINAHYLDPIVGSTHKGETRETRIKEFHVFNGIDVLGLREGSWLEVIGDEIILKGDLTARLFQQNKKPIELESGVKV, translated from the coding sequence ATGAAAAAACTATTAGTTGCGAGTACTTCAACAATTTACGGAAGTGGATATTTAGAATATTTATTACCAACATTAAAATCTTTTTTTGTTGATGTAAAAACCATTCTTTTTATTCCTTATGCAAGACCCAGTGGAATTTCTTATGATGAATACACTAAAATAGCCAAAAATGCTTTTTCAAATATTAATATTGATGTTGTTGGCATTCATCAATTTGAAAATCCTAAAGAAGCTATTTTAAAAGCTGAAGCTATTTTTACTGGAGGTGGAAATACGTTCGAATTGGTAAATCAATTATATAAAAAACATATTTTATCAACTTTAAAAAAAGTTTTAGAAAACGGAACTCCTTATTTAGGAACCAGTGCAGGAAGCAATATTTGCGGTGTTAATATGATGAATACCAATGATATGCCAATTGTATATCCACCAAGTTTTACAACTTTAGGATGTATTCCTTTTAACATTAATGCACATTATTTAGATCCAATTGTAGGATCCACTCACAAAGGAGAAACCAGAGAAACCCGAATAAAAGAGTTTCATGTTTTTAATGGTATTGATGTTTTGGGTTTACGAGAAGGAAGTTGGTTAGAAGTAATAGGTGATGAAATTATTTTAAAAGGCGATTTAACTGCAAGGTTGTTTCAACAAAATAAAAAACCAATTGAACTAGAAAGTGGAGTAAAGGTTTAA
- a CDS encoding SDR family oxidoreductase, with translation MKVKDKVVIVTGASKGIGKEIAMLLAKNGAKVVVNYSNSEKDAIAVVNHIEKNSGEAFAFKADVCKHEEVAALFDKTLATFGKIDVLVNNAGVMSAKKLKDNTEADFDTHFNVNVKGLFNTLKQAESKLADHGNIINISSSTVKLMLPTYAIYSATKAAVEQMTRVFSKEIGRGISVNAVAPGPTETNLFLEGKSDEFIEKLKGMNAFNRLAKPIDIAQVVLFMASDESKWISGQVIGANGAMV, from the coding sequence ATGAAAGTAAAAGATAAAGTTGTAATTGTAACTGGAGCATCAAAAGGAATAGGCAAAGAAATTGCAATGCTATTAGCTAAAAATGGTGCTAAAGTTGTTGTTAATTATTCCAATAGCGAAAAAGATGCAATTGCTGTAGTAAATCATATTGAAAAAAATAGTGGTGAAGCTTTTGCTTTTAAAGCTGATGTTTGCAAACATGAAGAAGTAGCTGCTCTGTTTGATAAAACCTTAGCAACTTTTGGTAAAATAGATGTTTTAGTAAATAATGCAGGTGTAATGTCTGCAAAAAAGCTAAAAGATAATACAGAAGCAGATTTTGATACGCATTTTAACGTGAATGTGAAAGGTCTTTTTAACACGCTAAAACAAGCCGAAAGTAAACTTGCAGATCATGGAAATATTATAAATATATCTTCTAGTACTGTAAAATTAATGTTGCCAACGTATGCAATTTATTCTGCAACAAAAGCTGCAGTAGAACAAATGACAAGAGTTTTTTCTAAAGAAATTGGCAGAGGAATTTCTGTAAATGCTGTAGCTCCTGGTCCAACAGAAACCAACTTATTTTTAGAAGGTAAATCTGATGAATTTATCGAAAAGTTAAAAGGAATGAATGCTTTTAATAGACTTGCAAAACCCATAGATATTGCTCAAGTAGTTTTGTTTATGGCTAGTGATGAATCTAAATGGATTTCTGGACAAGTAATTGGTGCCAATGGAGCAATGGTTTAA
- the ribB gene encoding 3,4-dihydroxy-2-butanone-4-phosphate synthase: MTTQILHKSTQLNTIEDAINDIRNGKVIIVVDDENRENEGDFLAAAEKTTPEMINFMATHGRGLICTPLTEKRCKELELGMMVNNNTDPMETAFTVSVDLRGKGVSTGISASDRALTVQALINKDIKPFDLARPGHIFPLKAKEGGVLRRTGHTEAAIDFARLAGLQPAGVIVEIMNEDGTMARLPQLLKVAKKFDIKIVSIEDLVAYRMEHDSLIDKKEDFEIDTRFGKFRLRAYQQTTNDQVHIALTKGTWANEEGVLTRINSTLVNNDILGTLTNNPDKKLDKMFKVVNDEGKGAILFINQKNESKNLLSRLNILKENQKKGETKAPAIGMDHRDFGIGAQILHDLNISKLKLVTNTQQTKRVGMIGYGLEIVDYVNY, translated from the coding sequence ATGACAACGCAAATACTTCATAAAAGTACACAATTAAATACCATAGAAGATGCTATTAACGACATTAGAAATGGGAAGGTTATTATTGTGGTTGATGATGAAAATCGTGAAAATGAAGGTGATTTTTTAGCAGCAGCAGAAAAAACAACGCCAGAAATGATCAATTTTATGGCAACTCATGGTCGTGGATTAATTTGTACACCTTTAACTGAAAAACGTTGTAAAGAGTTAGAGTTGGGAATGATGGTAAACAACAACACAGATCCAATGGAAACTGCTTTTACAGTTTCTGTAGATTTACGTGGTAAAGGGGTTTCTACAGGAATTTCTGCATCAGACAGAGCTTTAACTGTTCAAGCTTTAATAAATAAAGACATAAAGCCATTTGATTTGGCAAGACCAGGACATATTTTTCCTTTAAAAGCTAAAGAAGGTGGTGTTTTAAGAAGAACAGGACATACAGAAGCTGCCATAGATTTTGCAAGATTAGCGGGTTTACAACCTGCAGGAGTTATTGTAGAAATCATGAACGAAGATGGAACTATGGCTCGTTTACCACAACTTTTAAAAGTGGCTAAAAAGTTCGATATTAAAATTGTTTCTATTGAGGATTTAGTTGCTTATAGAATGGAACACGATTCTTTAATCGATAAAAAAGAAGATTTCGAAATTGACACACGTTTTGGAAAATTCAGATTAAGAGCCTATCAACAAACCACAAACGATCAAGTTCATATTGCATTAACCAAAGGTACTTGGGCAAATGAAGAAGGCGTTTTAACAAGAATAAACTCAACATTAGTTAATAATGATATTTTAGGAACCTTAACCAACAATCCTGATAAAAAATTAGACAAAATGTTTAAGGTTGTAAATGACGAAGGAAAAGGTGCCATTCTGTTTATCAATCAAAAAAATGAGTCTAAAAACTTATTAAGTAGATTAAATATTTTAAAAGAAAATCAGAAAAAAGGGGAAACAAAAGCGCCTGCAATTGGTATGGATCATAGAGATTTTGGAATTGGAGCGCAAATTCTACATGATTTGAATATCAGCAAATTAAAATTAGTAACCAATACACAACAAACAAAAAGAGTTGGAATGATTGGTTATGGATTGGAAATTGTGGATTATGTTAATTATTAA
- a CDS encoding LptF/LptG family permease: protein MKILDKYILKSFLVPFVATFLIVLFVLVMQTLWQAFENIAGKGISIIFILKFLYYTTLMIIPQALPIGVLLSSIMALGNLGENYEFAAAKSAGISLQRLVRPIAFLAIALSGINFLFLNNIFPYANLKQRNLYLNIKKKKPAMALVPGSFNADIPGFQIKFDEKYGEDENLLKNVLIYDLKGNRGNQKVITAERGKIVTEEGSRYMTFILYDGNYYEEHVKSARTVAKKQKMAASNATFKEYEFNIDIGDALDQGALDTIVSSTSAMMLTLKQIKDTIPKLKRNYDETLELRAKNIYTSTQAKELYKYPDSLKKDNLEPIIIDNFELQEKITILNAAVTKAGRLSSTLKNNTDQIKFFRKVLNFYDTEYYNRMAFSLSCIILFFIGAPLGSIIRKGGFGLPMILAIAVYVIYFFANTFGKNLAEESSISSFLGSWISAIIMVPVAILLTRRATKDKGIFNIDSFLQPITKFFKKIFSKKTEKI from the coding sequence ATGAAAATTTTAGATAAATACATTTTAAAAAGCTTTCTAGTTCCTTTTGTAGCTACATTCCTTATTGTATTATTTGTATTAGTAATGCAAACTTTATGGCAAGCTTTCGAGAATATTGCTGGTAAAGGAATTAGTATTATTTTTATACTAAAGTTTTTATATTATACTACTTTAATGATTATTCCACAAGCATTACCTATTGGTGTGCTTTTGTCATCAATTATGGCATTGGGTAATTTAGGGGAGAATTATGAGTTTGCAGCAGCAAAATCCGCAGGAATTTCACTACAAAGATTAGTAAGACCAATTGCATTTTTAGCAATTGCTTTAAGTGGTATTAATTTTCTTTTTCTTAATAATATCTTTCCCTATGCCAATTTAAAACAACGAAATTTATATCTGAACATTAAAAAGAAAAAACCTGCTATGGCTTTAGTTCCTGGTAGTTTTAATGCAGATATTCCTGGATTTCAAATTAAATTTGATGAAAAATATGGCGAAGATGAAAATCTTTTAAAAAATGTTTTAATTTATGATTTAAAAGGAAATAGAGGAAATCAAAAAGTTATTACTGCAGAAAGAGGAAAAATAGTTACAGAAGAAGGCAGCAGATATATGACCTTTATTTTATATGATGGTAATTATTATGAAGAACACGTAAAATCTGCAAGAACTGTTGCAAAAAAGCAAAAAATGGCAGCCTCAAATGCCACTTTTAAAGAATACGAATTTAATATTGATATTGGTGATGCTTTAGACCAAGGAGCTTTAGATACTATTGTTTCTTCAACAAGTGCAATGATGTTAACTTTAAAACAAATTAAAGATACCATCCCAAAATTAAAGAGAAATTACGACGAAACTTTAGAGCTTCGTGCAAAAAATATTTATACAAGTACACAAGCAAAAGAGTTATATAAATATCCAGACTCTTTAAAAAAAGACAATTTAGAACCTATTATTATTGATAATTTTGAACTGCAAGAAAAAATTACGATTCTAAATGCAGCTGTTACAAAAGCAGGTAGACTTAGTAGTACGTTAAAGAATAACACAGATCAGATTAAATTTTTTAGAAAAGTATTAAATTTTTACGATACAGAATATTACAACAGAATGGCTTTTTCGCTTTCTTGTATTATTTTATTTTTTATTGGTGCTCCTTTAGGATCTATTATTAGAAAAGGTGGTTTTGGCTTGCCCATGATTTTAGCAATTGCTGTATATGTAATTTACTTTTTTGCCAATACATTTGGTAAAAATTTGGCAGAAGAAAGTTCTATATCTTCATTTTTAGGTTCTTGGATTTCTGCAATCATTATGGTTCCTGTTGCTATTTTATTAACAAGAAGAGCCACAAAAGATAAAGGAATATTTAATATAGATTCCTTTTTACAACCTATTACAAAATTTTTCAAAAAAATATTCTCCAAAAAAACGGAAAAAATATGA
- a CDS encoding LolA family protein, producing MKKITILFLSLFLTTVAFSQNSAKAKSLLDEVSTKMSAYNNMYLGFSQTLSNKEAGIKEGDEPPIRGEINLQGEKYNLNYLGNNFIYDGKNLYVINNEEKEISITSGDMSGDDGFIYPSKLLTFYKEGYNFEMGKLENINGRNIQFVTLNPIDSNSDIVKVELGIDAKTKHIFKLIQTGSNGAKTSFVITTFKSNQPLSTNFFVFDKQKYVSQKYTID from the coding sequence ATGAAAAAAATAACAATTTTATTTTTAAGTTTATTTTTAACTACAGTCGCATTTTCACAAAACTCAGCAAAAGCAAAATCTTTGTTAGATGAAGTTTCTACAAAAATGAGTGCCTATAACAATATGTATTTAGGTTTTAGCCAAACGTTAAGCAATAAAGAAGCTGGAATTAAAGAAGGTGATGAACCACCAATTAGAGGTGAAATAAATTTACAAGGAGAAAAATATAATTTAAATTACTTAGGTAACAATTTTATTTATGATGGTAAAAACCTGTATGTAATTAACAATGAAGAAAAAGAAATTTCAATCACTTCTGGAGATATGAGTGGAGATGATGGTTTTATTTATCCATCGAAATTATTAACTTTTTATAAAGAAGGTTACAATTTTGAAATGGGAAAATTAGAGAATATTAATGGTAGAAATATTCAGTTTGTAACTTTAAATCCTATAGATAGCAATTCTGATATTGTTAAAGTAGAATTAGGTATTGATGCTAAAACAAAACATATCTTTAAGTTGATTCAAACAGGTTCTAATGGTGCTAAAACAAGTTTTGTAATTACAACCTTTAAAAGTAATCAACCTTTATCTACAAACTTTTTTGTGTTTGATAAACAAAAATATGTAAGTCAAAAATATACCATTGATTAA